In Pseudomonas rhizosphaerae, one DNA window encodes the following:
- the gshA gene encoding glutamate--cysteine ligase: MSEFLNRRLTLLGEPATLSLLAQCLHGIERECLRVNHEGRLAQTPHPEALGSALTNEQVTTDYSESLLEFITPALKDPAQTLHSLEQIHRFVYSKLGSEYLWSPSMPCPLPAEEDIPLAYYGTSNIGRLKYVYRQGLSLRYGRTMQCIAGIHYNFSLPEQLWPVLKQADGYVGTDRDYQSSAYIALIRNFRRYSWLLMYLFGASPALDAGFLRGRAHQLEQLDAQTLYLPYATSLRMSDLGYQSNAQAGLTPCYNDLASYTDSLRKAVATPYPPYVQVGTHKDGEWVQLNTNILQIENEYYSNIRPKRVTYSGERPIQALMARGVQYIEVRCLDINPFVPTGVDLTESRFLDAFLLFCALESSPQIDSNECAACTDNFLSTVKEGRRPGLQLQRNGEAVELKAWAGDLLERIDAVAALLDRSTGTDEHAQAMAAQRAKVSDPSLTPSAQVLAKMAEQKQSFAEFSFSQSQAHAEYFRQQPLSAQDQAHFEQQARDSLAAQATLEAEEVGDFDVFVGSYQASILAISN, translated from the coding sequence TTGAGCGAATTTCTCAACCGCCGCCTGACTCTGCTCGGCGAGCCTGCCACCCTTTCTCTGCTCGCGCAGTGCCTGCATGGCATCGAACGTGAGTGCCTGCGCGTCAACCACGAGGGTCGTCTGGCGCAGACGCCGCACCCCGAGGCGCTGGGGTCGGCGCTGACCAATGAACAGGTCACCACGGACTATTCCGAGTCGCTGCTGGAGTTCATCACGCCCGCACTCAAGGACCCTGCACAGACCCTGCACAGCCTGGAGCAGATCCACCGCTTCGTGTACAGCAAGCTGGGCAGCGAGTACCTGTGGAGCCCCTCCATGCCCTGCCCGCTGCCAGCCGAGGAAGACATTCCGCTGGCCTATTACGGCACCTCGAACATCGGGCGTCTGAAATACGTCTATCGCCAGGGGCTGTCCCTGCGTTACGGCCGTACCATGCAGTGCATCGCCGGCATTCACTACAATTTCTCCCTGCCCGAGCAGCTGTGGCCGGTGCTCAAGCAAGCCGACGGTTATGTGGGTACCGATCGCGATTACCAGTCTTCCGCGTACATCGCGCTGATCCGCAACTTCCGTCGCTACAGCTGGCTGCTGATGTACCTGTTCGGCGCCTCGCCGGCGCTGGATGCCGGCTTCCTGCGTGGCCGCGCCCATCAGCTCGAGCAACTGGATGCGCAGACCCTGTACCTGCCCTACGCTACCAGCCTGCGCATGAGCGACCTGGGTTACCAGAGCAATGCCCAGGCCGGCCTGACGCCGTGCTACAACGATCTGGCCAGCTACACCGACAGCCTGCGCAAGGCGGTGGCCACGCCGTATCCGCCGTATGTGCAGGTGGGCACGCACAAGGATGGCGAATGGGTGCAGCTGAACACCAACATCCTGCAGATCGAAAACGAGTATTACTCCAACATTCGTCCGAAGCGGGTGACCTACAGCGGCGAGCGCCCGATTCAGGCCTTGATGGCGCGTGGCGTGCAGTACATCGAAGTGCGTTGTCTGGACATCAACCCGTTCGTGCCCACGGGGGTCGACCTGACCGAGTCGCGTTTTCTCGATGCGTTCCTGCTGTTCTGCGCGCTGGAAAGCAGCCCGCAGATCGACAGCAACGAATGCGCGGCGTGCACCGACAATTTCCTCAGCACGGTCAAGGAAGGTCGTCGACCGGGCCTGCAGTTGCAGCGCAATGGCGAGGCGGTGGAGCTCAAGGCATGGGCCGGCGATTTGCTGGAGCGTATCGACGCGGTCGCTGCACTGCTCGATCGCAGCACGGGTACCGATGAGCATGCCCAGGCGATGGCGGCGCAGCGCGCCAAGGTCAGCGACCCTTCGCTGACGCCGTCGGCGCAGGTCCTGGCGAAGATGGCCGAGCAGAAGCAGAGCTTCGCCGAGTTCTCCTTCAGCCAGAGCCAGGCCCATGCCGAGTACTTCCGGCAACAGCCCCTGAGCGCCCAGGACCAGGCGCACTTCGAACAACAAGCCCGCGATTCATTGGCCGCCCAGGCGACGCTCGAGGCGGAAGAAGTGGGGGATTTCGATGTGTTCGTCGGCTCCTATCAGGCAAGCATCCTGGCCATCAGCAACTGA
- a CDS encoding PaaI family thioesterase, producing the protein MQIDDDLTQSAYFRNLGCEVRRLDAGVAEVALPMAEHLRNRGQVMHGGAIFSLVDIAMGLACSTSHGFDNQSVTLECKINYLRAVSEGEVICKAQVLHAGRRTMVVEAEVLQGEKLMAKAQGTFVVL; encoded by the coding sequence ATGCAGATCGACGACGACCTGACTCAAAGCGCCTACTTTCGAAACCTCGGCTGCGAGGTGCGGCGCCTGGACGCCGGCGTGGCGGAAGTGGCGCTGCCAATGGCCGAACACCTGCGCAACCGCGGACAGGTGATGCACGGCGGCGCCATCTTCAGCCTGGTCGACATCGCCATGGGCCTGGCCTGCTCGACCTCCCACGGCTTCGATAATCAAAGCGTCACGCTCGAATGCAAGATCAATTACCTTCGCGCGGTGTCAGAAGGTGAGGTGATCTGCAAGGCCCAGGTATTGCACGCCGGCCGACGCACCATGGTGGTCGAGGCCGAGGTGCTTCAGGGCGAAAAACTGATGGCAAAGGCACAAGGTACTTTCGTGGTTCTCTAG
- a CDS encoding Tex family protein, with protein sequence MISINSRIAEELGVRPQQVEAAVALLDEGSTVPFIARYRKEVTGSLDDTQLRHLEERLRYLRELDERRVSILASIEEQGKLTPELARDIKQAETKTRLEDLYLPYKQKRRTKGQIALEAGLGELADRLFADPTLSPETEAARFVDGDKGVLDVKAALEGAKYILMERFAEDATLLAKLRDFLKQEAVLSARVLAGKEEEGAKFRDYFEHDEPLKSMPSHRALAIFRGRNEGILGSSLKVGEELPGTLHPCEMMIGERFGVKNQQRAADKWLGEVVRWTWKVKLYTHLETDLLSELRENAESEAINVFAHNLHDLLLAAPAGPRATLGLDPGLRTGCKVAVVDATGKLLDHATVYPHVPHNKWDQTLATLAALCAKHAVDLIAIGNGTASRETDKLAAELIKKYPGLKMTKVMVSEAGASVYSASELAAREFPDLDVSIRGAVSIARRLQDPLAELVKIDPKSIGVGQYQHDVSQLKLARGLDAVVEDCVNAVGVDVNTASVALLARISGLNATLAQNIVAHRDEHGAFRTRAALKKVSRLGEKTFEQAAGFLRVMNGDNPLDASAVHPEAYVLVQRIAAGTDRDIRSLIGDSGFLKRLDPKKFTDETFGLPTVTDILQELDKPGRDPRPGFKTAEFQDGVEDLKDLQLGMVLEGVVTNVTNFGAFVDIGVHQDGLVHISALSEKFIKDPREAVKAGDVVKVKVMEVDIPRKRVGLSMRMGDTPGEKVDGARGSRPGAAARQQAAPARVKEPAAAPANGAMASLFANAKQLKKR encoded by the coding sequence ATGATCAGCATAAACAGCCGCATCGCCGAGGAACTCGGTGTCCGCCCTCAACAGGTCGAAGCGGCCGTCGCACTGCTGGATGAAGGTTCGACCGTGCCTTTCATCGCTCGTTACCGCAAGGAAGTGACCGGCAGCCTTGACGACACCCAACTGCGGCATCTCGAAGAGCGGCTGCGCTATCTGCGCGAACTCGACGAGCGCCGCGTCAGCATCCTTGCCAGCATCGAGGAGCAGGGCAAGCTGACGCCCGAGCTGGCCCGCGATATCAAGCAAGCCGAGACCAAGACGCGCCTGGAAGACCTCTACCTGCCGTACAAGCAGAAGCGCCGCACCAAGGGCCAGATCGCCCTGGAAGCCGGCCTCGGCGAGCTGGCCGACCGCCTGTTCGCCGACCCGACGCTGAGCCCGGAAACCGAAGCGGCTCGCTTCGTCGACGGCGACAAGGGCGTGCTCGACGTCAAGGCCGCGCTGGAAGGCGCCAAGTACATCCTGATGGAACGCTTCGCCGAAGACGCCACGCTGCTGGCCAAGCTGCGTGACTTCCTCAAGCAGGAAGCGGTGCTCAGCGCCCGCGTACTGGCCGGCAAGGAAGAGGAAGGCGCCAAGTTCCGCGACTACTTCGAACACGACGAGCCGCTCAAGAGCATGCCTTCGCACCGCGCCCTGGCCATTTTCCGCGGGCGTAACGAGGGCATCCTCGGTTCGTCGCTGAAGGTGGGCGAGGAACTGCCCGGCACCCTGCACCCCTGCGAAATGATGATCGGCGAACGTTTCGGCGTGAAAAACCAGCAGCGCGCTGCCGACAAGTGGCTTGGCGAAGTGGTGCGCTGGACCTGGAAGGTCAAGCTCTACACGCACCTGGAAACCGACCTGCTGAGCGAACTGCGCGAGAACGCCGAAAGCGAAGCCATCAACGTCTTCGCGCACAACCTGCACGACCTGTTGCTGGCTGCCCCGGCTGGCCCGCGCGCCACCCTGGGCCTGGACCCCGGCCTGCGCACCGGCTGCAAGGTGGCCGTGGTGGACGCCACCGGCAAGCTGCTCGATCACGCCACGGTGTATCCGCACGTGCCGCACAACAAGTGGGACCAGACCCTGGCCACGCTGGCCGCCCTGTGCGCCAAGCATGCCGTGGACCTGATCGCCATCGGCAACGGCACCGCCAGCCGCGAGACCGACAAGCTGGCCGCCGAGCTGATCAAGAAATACCCTGGGCTGAAAATGACCAAGGTCATGGTGTCCGAAGCCGGTGCGTCGGTGTATTCGGCCTCGGAGCTGGCGGCTCGCGAGTTTCCCGACCTGGACGTGTCGATTCGCGGTGCGGTGTCGATTGCCCGGCGCCTGCAGGATCCACTGGCCGAACTGGTGAAGATCGATCCGAAATCCATTGGTGTGGGCCAGTACCAGCACGACGTCTCGCAGCTCAAGCTGGCGCGCGGCCTGGATGCCGTGGTCGAGGACTGCGTGAACGCCGTGGGCGTGGACGTCAACACCGCCTCCGTGGCCTTGTTGGCGCGCATTTCCGGGCTCAACGCCACGCTGGCGCAGAACATCGTCGCGCATCGCGACGAGCATGGTGCGTTCCGCACTCGCGCGGCGCTGAAAAAAGTCTCGCGCCTGGGTGAAAAGACTTTCGAACAGGCGGCCGGCTTCCTGCGCGTCATGAACGGCGACAATCCCCTGGACGCCTCGGCCGTCCACCCCGAAGCCTATGTGCTGGTGCAGCGAATCGCTGCAGGTACCGATCGCGACATCCGCTCGCTGATCGGCGACAGCGGCTTTCTCAAGCGCCTGGACCCGAAGAAATTCACCGACGAAACCTTCGGCCTGCCAACCGTCACCGACATCCTCCAGGAACTGGACAAGCCAGGCCGCGACCCTCGTCCCGGGTTCAAGACCGCCGAATTCCAGGACGGTGTGGAAGACCTCAAGGACCTGCAACTGGGCATGGTGCTCGAAGGCGTGGTCACCAACGTGACCAACTTCGGCGCGTTCGTCGATATCGGTGTACACCAGGACGGTCTGGTCCACATCTCGGCCTTGTCGGAAAAATTCATCAAGGACCCGCGCGAAGCGGTGAAGGCTGGCGACGTGGTCAAGGTCAAGGTGATGGAGGTGGACATTCCACGCAAACGCGTGGGGCTGTCGATGCGCATGGGTGATACGCCTGGCGAGAAAGTCGACGGCGCACGGGGCAGCCGTCCCGGTGCCGCGGCGCGTCAGCAGGCCGCTCCGGCACGGGTCAAGGAACCTGCCGCTGCCCCGGCCAACGGTGCCATGGCATCCTTGTTCGCCAACGCCAAACAGCTGAAGAAACGCTGA
- the ompR gene encoding two-component system response regulator OmpR: MSSTAQAAEGEKILIVDDDPGLSSLLERFFTSKGYRARAVPNVEQMDRLLAREVFHLVVLDLMLPGEDGLSACRRMRAGNNQVPIIMLTAKGDELSRIKGLELGADDYLAKPFNPDELMARVKAVLRRQSAPVPGAPGSEDESVSFGDYELSLATRELKRGDEVHMLTTGEFAVLKALVMNARQPLTRDKLMNLARGREWDALERSIDVQISRLRRMIEPDPSKPRYIQTVWGVGYVFVPDGNAAR; the protein is encoded by the coding sequence ATGAGCAGTACCGCACAAGCAGCCGAAGGTGAAAAGATCCTCATCGTTGACGACGATCCAGGATTGAGCAGCCTGCTGGAGCGATTCTTCACCAGCAAAGGCTACCGTGCGCGCGCCGTGCCCAATGTCGAGCAAATGGACCGTCTGCTGGCCCGCGAAGTGTTCCACCTGGTTGTCTTGGACTTGATGCTGCCCGGTGAAGACGGCCTGTCCGCCTGCCGCCGCATGCGTGCCGGCAACAATCAGGTGCCGATCATCATGTTGACCGCCAAGGGTGACGAGCTCAGCCGCATCAAGGGTCTGGAGCTGGGCGCGGACGACTACCTGGCCAAGCCCTTCAACCCCGACGAACTGATGGCCCGGGTCAAGGCCGTGCTGCGCCGCCAGTCGGCACCGGTTCCAGGCGCGCCGGGCAGCGAGGACGAGTCGGTTTCCTTCGGCGACTACGAACTCTCCCTGGCCACCCGCGAGCTCAAGCGCGGCGACGAAGTGCACATGCTCACCACCGGTGAGTTTGCGGTGCTCAAGGCGCTGGTGATGAACGCCCGCCAGCCATTGACCCGTGACAAACTCATGAACCTGGCCCGCGGCCGCGAATGGGACGCCCTGGAGCGCTCCATCGACGTGCAGATCTCCCGGCTACGCCGCATGATCGAGCCCGACCCGTCCAAGCCGCGCTACATTCAAACGGTCTGGGGCGTAGGTTACGTGTTCGTACCCGATGGCAACGCTGCCCGGTAG
- a CDS encoding ATP-binding protein translates to MKTPVWFPQSFFARTLWLVLVVVLFSKALTLVYLLMNEDVLVDRQYSHGVALTLRAYWAADENNRDQIADAAGLIRVVGGGVPEGEQHWPYSEIYQRQMQAELGEDTEVRLRVHAPPALWVRAPSLGAGWLKVPLYPHPLRGQKIWSVLGWFLAIGLLSTASAWIFVRQLNQPLKRLVFAARQLGQGRSVRLPVSDTPSEMTEVYRAFNQMAEDVEQAGRERELMLAGVSHDLRTPLTRLRLSLELMTSDNEFTPDMVRDIEDMDAILDQFLAFIRDGRDESVEVVDLGHLVQEVVAPYNQAEQQVLLRMEPIPPFPLRRVSMKRLLNNLIGNALYHAGSGVEVAVNVSGDDNAPYVVLSVLDRGAGIDPGELAGIFDPFIRGDRARSGKGTGLGLAIVKRIAAMHGGNVELRNRSTGGLEARVRLPLGLMLPRDAV, encoded by the coding sequence ATGAAGACCCCTGTCTGGTTTCCCCAAAGTTTCTTCGCTCGAACCCTCTGGCTGGTGCTGGTCGTGGTCCTGTTCTCCAAGGCCCTGACTCTGGTGTATCTGCTGATGAACGAGGACGTGCTGGTCGATCGTCAGTACAGTCACGGCGTGGCGCTGACCCTGCGCGCCTACTGGGCGGCGGACGAGAACAACCGCGACCAGATCGCCGATGCCGCGGGCCTGATTCGCGTGGTCGGCGGCGGTGTGCCGGAAGGCGAGCAGCACTGGCCCTACAGTGAAATCTACCAGCGCCAGATGCAGGCCGAGCTGGGCGAAGACACCGAAGTGCGGTTGCGCGTGCATGCCCCGCCTGCATTGTGGGTGCGCGCACCGAGCCTGGGTGCCGGTTGGTTGAAGGTACCCCTCTATCCACACCCATTGCGCGGGCAGAAGATCTGGAGCGTGCTGGGCTGGTTCCTGGCGATCGGCCTGCTGTCGACCGCTTCGGCCTGGATTTTCGTGCGTCAGCTCAACCAGCCGCTCAAGCGCCTGGTGTTCGCTGCTCGGCAACTGGGGCAGGGCCGCAGCGTGCGTCTGCCGGTGAGTGACACGCCCAGCGAGATGACCGAGGTGTACCGCGCTTTCAACCAGATGGCCGAGGATGTCGAACAGGCCGGCCGCGAACGCGAGTTGATGCTGGCCGGGGTGTCCCATGACTTGCGTACGCCGCTGACGCGCTTGCGCCTGTCACTGGAATTGATGACCTCGGATAACGAGTTCACCCCAGACATGGTCCGCGACATCGAGGACATGGACGCGATCCTCGATCAGTTCCTGGCCTTCATCCGCGACGGCCGTGATGAAAGCGTCGAGGTCGTCGACCTTGGGCATCTGGTGCAGGAAGTGGTTGCGCCCTACAACCAGGCCGAGCAGCAGGTGCTGCTGCGTATGGAGCCGATCCCGCCGTTTCCGCTGCGTCGGGTATCCATGAAGCGGCTGCTGAACAACCTGATCGGCAACGCCCTCTACCATGCCGGCAGCGGCGTGGAGGTGGCGGTCAATGTCTCGGGCGACGACAACGCGCCTTATGTCGTGCTCAGCGTGCTGGACCGCGGAGCGGGTATCGATCCGGGTGAACTGGCCGGGATCTTCGACCCGTTCATCCGTGGCGACCGTGCGCGCAGTGGCAAGGGCACCGGGTTGGGTCTGGCGATCGTCAAGCGCATTGCCGCCATGCATGGCGGCAACGTAGAGCTGCGTAATCGTTCGACGGGGGGGCTGGAGGCGCGAGTACGGCTGCCACTGGGCCTGATGTTGCCCAGGGATGCCGTGTAG
- the rimK gene encoding 30S ribosomal protein S6--L-glutamate ligase — protein sequence MKIAVLSRNPRLYSTRRLIEAGTARGHEMVVIDTLRAYMNIASHKPQIHYRGKPLQGFDAVIPRIGASVTFYGCAVLRQFEMMDVFPLNESVAIARSRDKLRSLQLLSRRGIGLPVTGFAHSPDDIPDLISMVHGAPLVIKVLEGTQGIGVVLCETATAAESVIEAFMGLKQDIMVQEYIKEAGGADIRCFVVGDKVIAAMKRQAKPGEFRSNLHRGGSASLIKITPEERMTAIRAAKVMGLSVAGVDILRSNHGPLVMEVNSSPGLEGIEVTTGKDVAGMIIEHIEKNSGPNMTRTKGKG from the coding sequence ATGAAGATCGCTGTGCTGTCGCGCAATCCGCGTCTGTATTCCACTCGTCGTCTGATCGAAGCCGGTACTGCCCGTGGCCATGAAATGGTGGTGATCGACACGCTGCGCGCGTATATGAACATCGCCAGTCACAAACCGCAGATCCACTACCGGGGCAAGCCGCTGCAAGGCTTCGATGCGGTCATTCCGCGCATCGGTGCGTCGGTCACGTTCTATGGCTGCGCAGTGCTGCGTCAGTTCGAAATGATGGATGTCTTTCCGCTGAACGAATCGGTGGCCATCGCCCGCTCGCGGGACAAGCTGCGCTCCCTGCAACTGCTGTCACGGCGAGGCATCGGCCTGCCCGTCACCGGCTTCGCCCACTCGCCGGACGACATCCCCGATCTGATCAGCATGGTCCATGGCGCCCCGCTGGTGATCAAGGTGCTCGAAGGCACCCAGGGCATCGGCGTGGTGCTTTGCGAAACAGCCACCGCCGCCGAGTCGGTGATCGAGGCCTTCATGGGCCTCAAACAGGACATCATGGTTCAGGAGTACATCAAGGAAGCCGGCGGCGCCGACATTCGCTGCTTCGTGGTCGGTGACAAGGTGATTGCGGCGATGAAGCGTCAGGCCAAGCCCGGCGAGTTTCGCTCCAACCTGCACCGCGGTGGCAGTGCCAGCCTGATCAAGATCACCCCCGAAGAGCGCATGACCGCCATTCGCGCCGCCAAGGTGATGGGCCTCAGCGTTGCCGGCGTGGACATCCTGCGCTCCAACCACGGCCCCTTGGTGATGGAGGTGAACTCATCGCCCGGCCTGGAAGGTATCGAGGTGACCACCGGCAAGGATGTGGCCGGGATGATCATCGAGCACATCGAGAAAAACAGCGGCCCGAACATGACCCGTACCAAGGGCAAGGGTTAA
- a CDS encoding ATP-dependent zinc protease: MREWVALPDLGVAGLRAKIDTGASTSSLHATDIEPFTRAGEKWVRFTAHLGTVVQLRHRRCEAPLVAMKTIKSSNGHAQTRYVIKTTLALGDRVWTVEFTLACRKSMRYRLLLGSKALVHGQLVVNPGVTYVQDKPVFPASTTSATGVA; encoded by the coding sequence CTGCGCGAGTGGGTGGCGTTGCCCGACCTGGGAGTCGCCGGCCTGCGCGCCAAGATCGATACCGGCGCCAGCACCTCCAGCCTGCACGCCACGGACATCGAGCCGTTCACCCGTGCCGGCGAGAAATGGGTGCGTTTCACCGCTCATCTGGGCACCGTGGTGCAACTGCGCCACCGACGCTGCGAAGCACCGCTGGTGGCCATGAAAACCATCAAGAGCTCCAATGGCCATGCGCAGACGCGCTACGTGATCAAGACAACGCTGGCTCTGGGCGACCGGGTCTGGACAGTCGAATTCACCCTGGCTTGCCGCAAGTCCATGCGTTACCGCCTGCTGCTGGGTTCCAAGGCGCTGGTCCACGGCCAACTGGTCGTGAACCCGGGCGTCACCTACGTTCAAGACAAGCCGGTGTTCCCGGCCTCTACTACCTCTGCCACAGGTGTTGCATGA
- a CDS encoding RNA-binding S4 domain-containing protein, giving the protein MAQKHKQEEEEKVRLDKWLWAARFYKTRALAKEAIESGKVHYRGERCKPGKEPHVGDELQIRTGFDERSVIIEALSIVRRGAPEAQTLYRETEQSQAKREAAAAMRKAGALGVTTDGKPSKKQRRQLFSFRSAD; this is encoded by the coding sequence GTGGCACAGAAGCACAAGCAGGAAGAAGAGGAAAAGGTCCGTCTGGACAAATGGCTGTGGGCCGCGCGCTTCTACAAGACCCGCGCCCTGGCCAAGGAAGCGATCGAAAGCGGCAAGGTGCATTATCGCGGCGAGCGCTGCAAGCCGGGCAAGGAGCCGCATGTAGGCGATGAGTTGCAGATACGCACCGGTTTCGACGAGCGCAGCGTGATCATCGAGGCGCTGTCCATCGTGCGCCGTGGCGCGCCCGAAGCGCAGACGCTGTACCGTGAAACCGAGCAGAGCCAGGCCAAGCGCGAGGCTGCGGCAGCCATGCGCAAGGCGGGCGCGCTGGGCGTGACCACTGACGGCAAGCCTTCGAAGAAGCAGCGTCGGCAGTTGTTCAGTTTTCGTTCGGCAGATTGA
- a CDS encoding phosphatase PAP2 family protein: MNKAPLFQARWNVSGLLLCNSIPIVLLCFWLWPIGHHLCTAFDEWLFHLLNAPLASNAAWRYVWTLGSLRPFDIVVGVIMLALLIRGNWVFKTGQVRQAFFGFMAVLLLLVVVRALFSKWIHAMGWDHDSPSMVLANPVLLSDWYPDLERHWELKDRSSQSFPGDHASVLLIWALFMSVCTRRLMQRLCIWVLALIFMLPRLVAGAHWGQDDYIGGVLMAVWALGWGYYTPFAAHTSQWLVRITEPLFRLLAKLPIIGRSSIVAG, encoded by the coding sequence ATGAACAAAGCCCCACTGTTCCAAGCCAGGTGGAACGTTAGCGGCTTGCTGCTGTGCAATTCAATCCCGATCGTGCTGTTGTGCTTCTGGTTATGGCCTATTGGCCATCATTTGTGTACAGCATTCGACGAATGGCTGTTTCACCTGCTCAACGCACCCCTGGCCAGCAATGCAGCATGGCGTTACGTGTGGACCCTGGGCAGCCTGCGGCCCTTCGACATCGTGGTCGGCGTGATCATGCTGGCGTTGCTGATCCGCGGCAATTGGGTGTTCAAGACGGGGCAGGTTCGCCAGGCCTTTTTTGGCTTCATGGCCGTGCTGCTGCTCTTAGTGGTGGTGCGTGCGCTGTTTTCCAAGTGGATACACGCAATGGGCTGGGACCATGACAGCCCGAGCATGGTCCTGGCCAACCCCGTACTGCTCAGCGACTGGTACCCGGATCTGGAACGCCACTGGGAACTCAAGGACCGCTCCAGCCAGAGTTTTCCAGGCGATCATGCTTCGGTGCTGCTGATCTGGGCGCTGTTCATGAGCGTCTGTACCCGCAGGCTCATGCAGCGGCTGTGCATCTGGGTCCTGGCCCTGATATTCATGCTGCCACGCCTGGTGGCGGGCGCCCACTGGGGGCAGGACGACTACATTGGCGGCGTGCTGATGGCCGTCTGGGCGCTCGGCTGGGGCTACTACACGCCTTTCGCGGCTCACACTTCGCAGTGGCTGGTACGGATCACCGAGCCGTTGTTCAGGCTGCTGGCGAAGCTGCCAATCATCGGCCGGTCGAGTATCGTCGCAGGGTGA
- the hslO gene encoding Hsp33 family molecular chaperone HslO, whose translation MHDLPEADFTQRFIFDDADVRGEAVALERSYAEVLAKHDYPLPVQLLLGEFMAAAALLVGTLKFDGLLILQARSEGPVPLLMIECSSEREIRGLARFHAERISDTDGLPELMPAGTLAMTIDPTEGQRYQGIVDLEGADLSASFSNYFALSEQLGTRFWLKADGQRARGLLLQQLPAAVIKDEDDRAESWKTVTTLADTLTAEELLGLDNETVLYRLYHEQALRLFEAQPIRFRCSCSRERSARALVSLGHDDARELLKEHGGTVEIDCQFCNQRYLFDATDVDQLFSGAGVDAPSDTRH comes from the coding sequence ATGCACGATCTTCCTGAAGCCGATTTCACCCAACGCTTTATTTTCGACGACGCCGATGTACGCGGTGAGGCGGTAGCATTGGAACGCAGCTACGCCGAGGTCCTGGCCAAGCACGACTATCCGCTGCCGGTGCAGCTGCTGCTGGGCGAGTTCATGGCGGCTGCGGCCCTGCTGGTGGGGACGCTCAAGTTCGACGGCTTGCTGATTCTGCAGGCGCGTTCCGAAGGCCCCGTGCCGTTGTTGATGATCGAGTGCTCCAGTGAACGCGAAATCCGCGGCCTGGCGCGCTTCCATGCCGAGCGGATCAGCGACACCGATGGCCTGCCGGAACTGATGCCCGCCGGTACCCTGGCGATGACCATCGACCCTACCGAAGGTCAGCGCTACCAAGGCATCGTGGATCTGGAAGGCGCCGACCTGTCGGCGAGTTTCTCCAATTATTTCGCCCTTTCCGAACAGCTCGGCACACGCTTCTGGCTCAAGGCCGATGGCCAGCGTGCGCGTGGCTTGCTGCTGCAGCAATTGCCTGCTGCCGTGATCAAGGACGAGGACGATCGCGCCGAAAGCTGGAAGACCGTCACCACCCTGGCAGACACCCTCACGGCCGAAGAACTGTTGGGCCTGGATAACGAAACCGTGCTGTACCGCCTGTACCACGAACAGGCACTGCGGCTTTTCGAGGCCCAGCCGATTCGGTTTCGCTGCAGCTGTTCCAGGGAGCGTTCGGCACGAGCGCTTGTCAGTCTTGGGCACGACGATGCACGTGAGTTGCTCAAGGAACACGGCGGTACGGTGGAAATCGACTGTCAGTTCTGCAACCAGCGATATTTGTTTGACGCCACCGACGTCGACCAGCTTTTCAGTGGAGCTGGGGTCGACGCTCCGTCAGATACCCGTCACTGA